One Novosphingobium sp. EMRT-2 DNA segment encodes these proteins:
- a CDS encoding DUF3768 domain-containing protein, producing the protein MSGAVLSRAERIARLNDLARRAMGIACVVVATEGVRALPEDDQSRLRELVETFDAFTPDNDPYGERDFGAIWQGVDGVWSTSRPVDVAMTVLWKIDAYDRALRFGSEDPADPAVTRRVLTIMLAGEY; encoded by the coding sequence ATGAGCGGCGCGGTGCTGTCCCGTGCCGAGCGGATTGCGCGGCTCAATGATCTGGCGCGCCGCGCAATGGGCATTGCCTGTGTGGTGGTGGCGACCGAGGGCGTTCGGGCCTTGCCCGAAGACGATCAATCGCGGCTGCGCGAGCTGGTCGAGACCTTCGATGCCTTCACGCCGGACAATGATCCCTATGGCGAGCGCGACTTCGGGGCGATCTGGCAGGGGGTGGACGGTGTCTGGTCGACTTCGCGGCCTGTGGATGTTGCCATGACCGTGCTCTGGAAAATCGATGCCTATGACCGCGCGTTGCGGTTCGGCAGTGAGGACCCGGCTGATCCTGCCGTTACGCGGCGGGTGCTGACCATTATGTTGGCAGGCGAGTATTGA